A single genomic interval of Candidatus Alcyoniella australis harbors:
- a CDS encoding S41 family peptidase yields the protein MSKQRTNRGRFTRITVAVCVALVAALLFPAAISAVEEKVYEPLRLFNRALSIIQARYVDDVDMRELVYGAIEGMLAKLDPHSSFLTPEYFNELNVDTQGSFGGLGIEITTKDDYIHVISPIEDTPAWKAGIRAGDYIVRIEGQSTKGMDLMEAVSLLRGPKGTDVTISVMHEGYPAPKDVTITRAIIQIVAVKSRMLEPGYGYVKLTQFNQNADRELKKAIDSLEREAGGTLKGLVLDLRNNPGGLLDQAVKVSNEFIAEGLIVSTRGRASSQNLEERATRSGTRDNFPMVCLVNGGSASASEIVAGALQDHKRAVVVGTPSFGKGSVQTIIRLDDGSGLRLTTAKYYTPAGRDIQAKGIIPDIRVDASPYAGEDAEKVRFYKERDLENRLPNDEEQPAQSSAPDMDAPGFLHGLETEELQPASEEEPDPQLDRALELLKSWSIFQVTGI from the coding sequence ATGAGTAAGCAAAGAACAAACCGCGGCCGGTTCACCCGGATCACGGTCGCCGTTTGCGTGGCGTTGGTTGCGGCCCTGTTGTTCCCCGCCGCAATAAGCGCGGTGGAGGAAAAAGTCTACGAGCCGCTACGGTTGTTCAACCGTGCGCTGAGCATCATCCAGGCGCGCTACGTCGACGATGTGGACATGCGCGAGCTGGTCTACGGCGCCATCGAGGGCATGCTGGCCAAGCTCGATCCGCACTCGAGCTTCCTCACGCCGGAGTATTTCAACGAGCTCAACGTCGACACCCAGGGTTCGTTCGGCGGACTGGGGATCGAGATCACCACTAAGGACGACTACATCCACGTGATCAGCCCGATCGAGGACACACCGGCCTGGAAGGCCGGGATCCGCGCGGGCGACTACATCGTGCGCATCGAGGGCCAGAGCACCAAGGGCATGGACCTGATGGAGGCGGTGAGCCTGCTGCGCGGTCCCAAGGGGACCGACGTGACGATCTCGGTAATGCACGAGGGCTACCCCGCTCCCAAGGACGTGACGATCACCCGCGCGATTATCCAGATCGTGGCGGTCAAGTCCCGAATGCTCGAGCCGGGCTACGGCTACGTCAAGCTGACGCAGTTCAACCAGAACGCCGATCGCGAGCTGAAAAAAGCCATCGACAGCCTCGAGCGCGAGGCCGGCGGCACGCTCAAGGGTTTGGTGCTGGACCTGCGCAACAATCCCGGCGGACTGCTCGACCAGGCCGTTAAAGTCTCCAACGAATTTATCGCCGAGGGACTGATCGTCTCGACACGCGGCCGCGCCTCGAGCCAGAACCTCGAGGAGCGGGCCACCAGATCGGGCACGCGCGACAATTTCCCGATGGTCTGCCTGGTCAACGGCGGCTCGGCCAGCGCCTCCGAGATCGTGGCCGGTGCGCTGCAGGACCACAAGCGCGCGGTGGTGGTCGGCACTCCGAGCTTTGGCAAGGGCTCGGTGCAGACGATCATCCGCCTCGACGACGGCTCGGGCCTGCGGCTGACCACTGCCAAGTACTACACTCCCGCCGGCCGCGACATCCAGGCCAAGGGGATCATCCCCGACATCCGGGTCGACGCCAGCCCCTACGCGGGCGAGGATGCGGAAAAGGTACGCTTCTATAAGGAGCGCGATCTTGAGAACCGGCTGCCCAACGATGAGGAGCAGCCCGCCCAAAGTTCTGCGCCGGACATGGACGCCCCGGGCTTCCTGCACGGCCTGGAGACTGAGGAGTTGCAACCGGCTTCCGAGGAGGAGCCCGACCCGCAGCTCGACCGGGCGCTGGAGCTGCTCAAGAGTTGGAGCATCTTCCAGGTCACCGGCATTTAA
- a CDS encoding peptidoglycan DD-metalloendopeptidase family protein — protein sequence MRASTALTLLAALALAVLCILAAAAQDEDGDSPQVQQAPPPEQREQLIEQERERVRSDAPGMRNLLAGLELIEEQERHAADELLRIDGAMAQVGHDIIFTEADSYLTRRAISREELQLSHRVRSLYILSRGGMAQVLLASRDFSNFVLGTRLVNRVVERDLRRLHRNREHVINLARVRQRLQQDRDYLERLKSRAESQRFWVDLERQRRLALIELISSDRALYSRAAGEREQAGFDLAATLERLSDAGTLQPISAPQGRAFASQLGKLPPPAVGSLLRTFGRQVHPQFGTVTFSNGVGIGAEFGAPVRAVYAGVVRYAGSFYGYGRVVILDHGDRFHSVYGHLDAITVSQGDKVLQSEVIGTVGRSGSLVGPQLHFEIRHKGKSIDPLQWLAWGSQEDQ from the coding sequence ATGAGAGCCTCGACCGCCCTCACGCTTCTTGCGGCGTTGGCCTTGGCGGTGCTGTGCATTTTAGCGGCCGCTGCCCAGGACGAAGACGGGGATTCGCCGCAGGTCCAGCAGGCGCCGCCGCCGGAACAACGCGAGCAGTTGATCGAGCAGGAGCGCGAACGCGTGCGCAGCGACGCGCCGGGCATGCGCAACCTGCTGGCCGGCCTCGAGCTGATCGAGGAGCAGGAGCGGCACGCCGCGGACGAGCTGCTGCGGATCGACGGCGCCATGGCCCAGGTCGGTCACGACATTATTTTTACCGAGGCCGACAGCTACCTAACCCGCAGAGCGATCAGCCGCGAGGAGCTGCAGCTTTCACACCGGGTACGCTCGCTGTACATCCTCAGCCGCGGCGGCATGGCCCAAGTGCTGCTGGCCTCGCGGGATTTCTCCAACTTCGTGCTCGGCACGCGGCTGGTTAACCGGGTGGTCGAACGCGACCTTCGCCGGCTGCACCGCAACCGCGAGCATGTGATCAACCTGGCGCGGGTACGGCAACGGTTGCAACAGGACCGCGATTACCTCGAGCGGCTAAAGTCGCGCGCCGAGAGCCAGCGCTTTTGGGTCGATCTCGAGCGCCAGCGTCGGCTGGCGTTGATCGAGCTGATCAGCTCGGACCGCGCGCTGTACTCGCGGGCGGCCGGCGAGCGCGAGCAGGCGGGATTCGACTTGGCTGCGACCCTCGAGCGGCTGAGCGACGCGGGCACGCTGCAGCCGATCAGCGCGCCCCAGGGGCGCGCCTTCGCCTCACAACTGGGCAAGCTGCCGCCTCCGGCCGTGGGCAGCCTGCTGCGGACCTTCGGTCGGCAGGTGCACCCGCAATTCGGCACGGTCACTTTTTCCAACGGCGTGGGAATCGGGGCCGAGTTCGGAGCGCCGGTGCGGGCGGTGTATGCCGGGGTTGTGCGTTACGCCGGCAGCTTCTATGGTTACGGACGCGTGGTGATTCTGGACCACGGCGATAGATTTCATTCAGTATATGGGCACCTGGACGCGATTACGGTGTCACAAGGCGATAAGGTTTTACAGTCTGAGGTAATTGGAACCGTGGGACGCAGCGGATCGTTGGTCGGTCCGCAGCTCCACTTTGAAATACGACACAAAGGAAAATCGATCGATCCCCTGCAATGGCTGGCCTGGGGATCGCAGGAGGATCAATGA